A genomic stretch from Chryseobacterium sp. SNU WT5 includes:
- a CDS encoding DUF4395 domain-containing protein, with the protein MTKKDISKYQTDENVTRLIAFQVITILLLVFFNISTFLIFILTADFAIRAFTFLPSPLTFVAKLVVNLFRLKPKPIFAAPKKFAAAVGFVFSLSITVLLLLNLTKVAYIVSVTLILFALLEAVFKICVGCYVYNWLLAPIAGKQNAKTKNL; encoded by the coding sequence ATGACCAAAAAAGACATTTCAAAATACCAAACAGACGAAAACGTTACCCGGCTGATAGCATTTCAAGTAATCACTATTTTGCTTTTGGTGTTTTTCAACATTAGCACGTTTTTGATATTTATTTTAACGGCAGATTTTGCCATTCGTGCATTTACTTTTCTGCCTTCGCCATTGACATTTGTTGCTAAATTAGTGGTTAATCTTTTTAGGCTAAAACCCAAACCCATTTTTGCAGCACCTAAAAAATTTGCGGCAGCAGTAGGCTTTGTGTTTTCGCTTTCAATTACAGTTTTGTTGTTGCTGAACCTTACAAAAGTGGCATATATAGTAAGCGTCACATTGATTCTTTTTGCCCTTTTGGAAGCGGTTTTTAAAATCTGTGTTGGATGTTATGTATATAATTGGTTGCTGGCACCGATAGCAGGTAAACAAAACGCTAAAACTAAAAATCTATGA
- a CDS encoding EamA family transporter: protein MSKNKNKNWFVPVAFANIYIIWGLTFIAISFGLSGFPPFILSGLRFLAAGLLLIGYLRTKGEKADSLVNWRKNAITGILILTSGTGLVGWAEQYVTAPEAAIVLATGPIWFIAIDKKNWKKYFSDKWIPIGLIIGFVGLILFLGGSISGNNSHHTASSSIKIVAFVVLGLSSVAWVLGSLYSKNNAASHSNFMNIAQQLITAGIASFLIALFRGEWSEFSFTTVPTSAWLGLLFLIFFGSLVAYISYIWLLSVKDAALVSTHTYINPIVAVIAGWFISNEVINGNQLIGLFIILFGVLLTNVTTYFKLSNRKKVQIRRNVRVLVSIGQPYKYSSL, encoded by the coding sequence ATGAGTAAAAATAAAAACAAAAATTGGTTTGTGCCTGTGGCATTCGCCAACATATACATCATTTGGGGCTTGACATTTATAGCCATTTCATTTGGTTTAAGTGGCTTTCCGCCTTTCATTCTTTCGGGTTTACGATTTCTTGCTGCAGGTTTACTGCTGATCGGATACTTGCGAACAAAAGGCGAAAAAGCCGATTCTCTTGTAAATTGGCGAAAAAATGCCATTACAGGAATACTCATTCTCACAAGCGGAACAGGACTTGTCGGTTGGGCCGAACAGTATGTAACCGCTCCCGAAGCTGCCATTGTCTTAGCAACAGGACCTATTTGGTTTATCGCTATTGATAAAAAAAACTGGAAAAAATATTTTTCCGACAAATGGATACCGATAGGTCTTATTATCGGGTTTGTAGGATTGATTTTGTTTTTGGGTGGAAGTATTTCGGGCAACAACAGCCATCATACCGCATCTTCATCTATCAAGATTGTTGCTTTTGTGGTTTTAGGATTGAGTTCCGTTGCGTGGGTTTTGGGTTCACTATACTCTAAAAACAACGCTGCAAGTCATTCTAACTTTATGAATATTGCTCAACAGCTTATTACGGCAGGAATTGCTTCGTTTTTGATTGCGCTGTTCAGAGGCGAATGGAGCGAATTTTCTTTTACAACCGTTCCTACTTCCGCTTGGTTAGGTTTGTTGTTTTTGATTTTCTTCGGCTCACTTGTCGCTTACATTTCTTATATATGGTTGCTTTCCGTAAAAGACGCTGCTTTGGTAAGCACACATACTTACATCAATCCTATTGTTGCAGTTATTGCAGGTTGGTTTATTTCAAACGAAGTGATCAACGGCAATCAGTTGATTGGTTTGTTTATCATTTTGTTTGGTGTGTTGCTCACTAACGTAACCACTTATTTCAAACTGTCTAATCGCAAAAAAGTACAGATTAGAAGAAACGTCAGGGTTTTGGTAAGTATTGGCCAACCCTATAAATATAGTTCACTTTAA
- a CDS encoding methionine ABC transporter ATP-binding protein: MIVIKNISKIFRQKQQHFKALDSVNLTAEQGDIVGIIGSSGAGKSTLIRCLNLLERPDSGQVIINGKDLTKLSNRELSKERKKIGMIFQHFNLLSSRTVFDNVALPLELDNASKTEISKKVNELLKIVGLEDKVNSYPKSLSGGQKQRVAIARSLANDPYLLLCDEATSALDPATTHSILQLLKDINQRLGITILLITHEMDVIKAICNHVAVIDKGKLIAKGTLEDIIYDKEHPIIKQFTISKTMNLPQSLSSKLQQQPAAGLFPLLEIELNGNIPFEKLLSVLYSDYSIPYKIITADVEYLSKASFGKLLLHLQGSLEENTQAIQYFNQNNIQNTIRGYA; this comes from the coding sequence ATGATAGTCATTAAAAATATTTCGAAAATATTTCGCCAAAAACAGCAGCATTTCAAGGCACTTGATAGTGTAAATCTGACAGCCGAACAAGGTGATATTGTCGGAATAATAGGAAGTTCGGGAGCAGGAAAAAGTACTTTAATTAGATGCCTCAACCTACTTGAACGACCTGATAGCGGACAGGTTATTATAAACGGAAAAGATTTAACGAAATTAAGCAATAGGGAATTGTCGAAAGAGCGAAAAAAAATAGGAATGATTTTCCAACATTTCAATCTACTTTCATCAAGAACCGTTTTTGACAATGTGGCTTTACCATTGGAATTGGATAATGCAAGCAAAACAGAAATCAGCAAAAAAGTAAATGAACTTTTGAAAATTGTAGGGCTGGAAGACAAAGTAAACAGCTATCCAAAAAGTCTTTCAGGAGGACAAAAACAACGAGTAGCCATTGCAAGATCTTTGGCAAATGACCCTTATCTGTTGTTGTGTGATGAAGCCACAAGTGCCCTTGACCCTGCCACAACGCATTCTATTTTACAGCTGTTGAAAGACATCAACCAACGGTTAGGCATTACAATTTTGCTTATTACCCACGAAATGGACGTAATAAAAGCAATCTGCAACCACGTTGCCGTAATAGACAAAGGAAAACTGATTGCAAAAGGAACGTTGGAAGATATTATTTATGATAAAGAACATCCGATTATTAAACAATTTACTATTTCAAAAACAATGAATCTACCACAATCATTAAGCAGTAAGTTACAGCAACAACCAGCAGCAGGATTATTTCCTTTGCTGGAAATAGAGCTGAATGGCAACATTCCGTTTGAGAAATTACTATCGGTACTTTATAGCGATTACAGCATTCCGTACAAAATCATAACGGCAGATGTAGAATATTTAAGTAAAGCAAGTTTTGGGAAATTATTGCTTCATCTGCAAGGGAGTTTAGAAGAAAATACACAAGCCATTCAGTATTTCAATCAAAACAACATTCAAAATACCATAAGAGGCTATGCTTGA
- the metI gene encoding methionine ABC transporter permease MetI yields the protein MLDQTTISLLLKGLWETVFMTLTSGFFGFVIGLPLGIILFLTQKDQLLENRFYNRILSVFVNVFRSIPFIILIVWLIPFTRALIGTSIGVYAALVPLSIGAAPFIARLVENSLLEVPNGLIETARALGASPLQVIKKVLLPEALPSLINNATITLITLVGYSAMGGAVGAGGLGQIGYQYGYVGYNPFIMNTVLLLLIALVFVIQFSGDKLSKKINHR from the coding sequence ATGCTTGATCAAACTACTATTTCATTATTGCTTAAAGGACTTTGGGAAACTGTTTTTATGACTTTAACATCGGGCTTTTTCGGGTTTGTAATTGGACTTCCTTTAGGGATAATTTTGTTTCTTACCCAAAAAGACCAACTGCTAGAAAACCGTTTTTATAACCGCATTTTATCAGTTTTTGTAAATGTGTTTCGTTCCATTCCTTTTATCATTTTAATTGTGTGGCTCATTCCGTTCACACGAGCATTGATAGGTACTTCCATTGGTGTGTACGCGGCACTTGTGCCGTTGAGTATTGGTGCAGCACCGTTCATAGCGCGCTTAGTAGAAAACAGTTTACTTGAAGTACCAAACGGATTAATAGAAACAGCAAGAGCTCTGGGTGCAAGTCCATTACAAGTCATCAAAAAAGTATTGCTTCCCGAAGCGCTACCTTCACTTATCAATAATGCAACCATTACATTGATCACCTTAGTGGGATATTCCGCAATGGGCGGTGCGGTGGGTGCAGGCGGATTAGGACAAATCGGTTATCAATACGGTTATGTCGGTTACAATCCGTTTATTATGAATACGGTTTTACTTTTGCTGATAGCATTGGTATTCGTTATTCAGTTTTCGGGCGATAAACTTTCAAAAAAAATCAATCACAGATAA
- the metQ gene encoding methionine ABC transporter substrate-binding lipoprotein MetQ codes for MKKIGFLSVITAGLLLLNSCGNSRENDPNYIRVGITSGLEQQIAEAAKKEAKEKYNLVVELVVFNDYVIPNEALNNGEIDVNAFQHVPYLEEQSKQRGYKLAVVGNTFVYPIVAYSKKIKNISELQNGSTIVIPNDPTNGGRSLLLLQKNGLLKLKKSIGLLPKVTDILENPKQLKIMEIEAPQLPTVLDDKQVTIAIINNNFAAQAGLNAEEYGILKEDKQSPYVNVIVSRKNNKDSEKVKNFVKAYQSEAVEKAVEKLFKGGAVKGW; via the coding sequence ATGAAAAAAATAGGATTTTTAAGTGTAATTACTGCAGGTTTGCTATTGCTTAACTCTTGCGGAAATTCAAGAGAAAACGACCCGAATTATATCAGAGTTGGCATTACTTCGGGCTTAGAACAACAGATAGCCGAAGCAGCAAAAAAGGAAGCAAAAGAAAAATACAACTTAGTTGTGGAATTGGTTGTGTTCAACGATTATGTAATTCCGAACGAAGCCCTGAACAATGGCGAAATTGATGTAAACGCTTTTCAACACGTTCCATATTTAGAGGAACAATCCAAACAAAGAGGATACAAACTAGCGGTTGTTGGCAATACATTTGTTTACCCGATTGTGGCGTATTCCAAGAAAATTAAAAACATTTCCGAACTGCAAAACGGCAGCACGATTGTCATTCCCAACGACCCTACCAATGGCGGACGTTCATTATTGTTATTGCAAAAAAATGGCTTGTTGAAACTAAAAAAAAGCATTGGGCTTTTACCGAAAGTTACCGACATTCTTGAAAATCCGAAGCAGTTAAAAATTATGGAAATAGAAGCACCACAATTGCCAACAGTACTGGACGACAAACAAGTAACCATTGCCATTATCAACAACAATTTTGCGGCACAAGCAGGATTAAACGCTGAGGAATACGGTATTTTGAAAGAAGATAAACAATCGCCTTATGTAAATGTAATTGTGTCAAGAAAAAACAATAAAGATTCGGAAAAAGTAAAAAACTTCGTGAAAGCGTATCAATCGGAAGCCGTTGAAAAGGCAGTTGAAAAATTATTTAAAGGCGGTGCGGTAAAAGGTTGGTAA